The genomic window TCGGGCACCGCCCACACCTGGCTGCTGCTGGAGAAGTCCGCCGCCTTGGTGACGTGGTAGGTCGTCAGCATCTCCCGCTGCACCTTGAACAGGTCCTCCGGATAGCGCAGGTGCGCCAGCAGGTCGGCCGGGATGTCCGCCTTGGGCTTGACCGTGTGGGGGAAGGCCTTCATCCAGGTCTTGAGCACCGGGTCCTGGGTGTCCCACTGGTAGAGGGTCACCGTGCCGTCGTAGGCGTCCACGGTGGCCTTGACCGAGTTGCGGATGTAGTTGACCTGATTCTGCCGGGCGACGACCGAGCGCTGGCTGTCGGTCTGCGAGTCGGCCGTGGTGTCGCCCAGGGTGGTCCGCGAGGCGTACGGGTAGCTGTCGCTGGTGGTGTAGGCGTCCACCACCCACTCCACCTTCTTGCCGACCACCGCCGGATACGGGTCGCCGTCGATGGTCAGCCAGGGCGCCACCGCCTCCACCCGTTCCTTGGGCGTGCGGTTGTAGAGGATCTTGGAGTCCTTGCCGATGGCCCCCGAGTAGAGGATCTTCGGCTCGCCGAAGCTGACCGCGTACGCGGCACGGGTCAGCGGGTTGCCCAGGCTGACGCCGTCCTTGCCGGTGTAGTGGGTGGTCGTCTCGTGGCCCTTGTCCGCGTAGTCCAGCTCGGGGGTGGGGCCGCCGACGATCGAATACTGCTTGGTCTGCTCGCCGAAGTAGATCCGCTGCTGTGCGCCCGCCGCCCCCGGCAGGCCCTGCTCGGTGAAGTCGGGCGCGCCCTCGCTGGTCACCTCGGTGCCCTTGGCGGCGACGACGCCGAAGCCGTGGGTGTACTTGAAGTGGTCGTTGATCCAGTTGTTCTTCGGTATGCCGTCGACGTTCAGTTCACGCAGCCCGACGACGGTGTCCTGGTCCTCGCCGCCGGCGGCGTCGTGGCCGACGTCCAGGGTGGAGGGGAACTGGTAGTAGTCGCTGCTCTGCTGGAGCTGCTGGAAGGTGGGCGAGACCACGTTCGGGTCGAGCACCCTGAGGCTGGCCGAGGAGTCCGCGTCGGCCCGCAGGCTGGTGGCGGCGGGGTGGCCGGCGGCCGCGGGCGTACCTGCCGCCGCCACGGCCGGCTTGCCCGGGTAGGCGCTCACCTCGGTCCTGGTCAGGCCGAACGCGGCCCGGGTCGCGTCGATGTTCTTCTGGACGAAGGGCGCCTCCTTGGCGGCCTCGTTCGGCAGCACCTGGAACTTCTGCACGATCGCCGGGTAGAGGCCGCCGATGAGGATCGCCGAGAGCACCATCAGGCCGAAGCCGATGGTCGGCAGCGACCACGTACGCCGCCACAGGGTGGCGAAGAACAGCAGCGCGCAGATCACCGCGATGAAGAACAGGATCGTCTTGGCCGGCAGATAGGCGTTGGCGTCGACGTAGCGCAGCCCGGTCCAGTTGTCCGTGGTCCGGAAGCCGCTGGAGCGCACCGCGAGGGAGTAGCGGTCCAGCCAGTAGGCGACGGCCTTGAGCGACACGAACAGGCCGAGCAGCACCGACAGGTGGCCGGTGGCCGCGGAGGTCGCCCGCGCCCCCGGCGAGGTGATCCGCAGGCCGCCGTAGAGGTAGTGCACGACCGCCGCGCCGATCAGCGACAGGATCACCGCGGCGAAGGCGAAGTTCAGCAGGAACCGGTAGAAGGGCAGGTCGAAGGTGTAGAAGGAGACGTCCTTGTGGAACTGCGGGTCCTTGGTGTGGAAGGGCGTCGCGTTGACCATCAGCAGCCACAGCCGCCACTGGGTCGCGGCCGACCCGCCGGCGACCACCCCGACCACCGCGCTGATCCCGACCAGCGCCCGCGTCTTGTACGGCGCCAGGCCCATCCGGTAGCGGTCCAGGCTCTGCTGCTCGCTGGACATCGCGCTCAGCGGCGGGCGCAGCCGGTGCGCCAGATAGATCGAGGAACCGACGCTTCCGGCCATCAGCAGTCCGAAGGCGACGAAGAGCCCGGTCTTCGTCCACTCCATGGTGGAGAAGACCGAGGAGTAGCGCACCGAGCGGTACCAGAGCCAGTCCGTCCACAGGCCGGCGTACATCACGAACCCGACGAGCAGGACGGCGAGGACGCCGAGCACGATGAGCAGGGCGATCACCCTGCGGGACGGGCGGCCGGCCCTTCTGCTGCTCGGTCCCGCCGCCCCTTCACCGCGGTCCGGCATCTGGAATACCAAGAGTGCGCACCTCGAAATGTCAGCTTTTTCTGCGGCGTCCCGGGTCGGACTCCCACACATGCAACTTCACCGTGCTTTGGCCGGTTCCCGATTCCGGCCGGGGAAGGGGGAGGATACCCACCATGTCCAACATTGCGACCGATGGAACACCCCTCGCGGCGAACCCGCTGACGCGTGCCGTACTGGAGATCGACGAATACGCGGCCGGTCTCGGCTGGGACCAGCCCGCACGGCTGTTCGCCCTCGTCGACACCGCCCAGCTGCGCACCCAGGAGCCGGGGCTGGCCGAACAGCTCGGGCTCGGCGAGCAGAACGCGGCGGGCGCCCTGACCCCGATCGAGCAGGACGAGCTGCCGTCGGGCACCGCGCTCGACGAGTTCCTGGCCACCATCGCGTGGCCCGAGGTGATCGCCGGCTGCGCGCTGACCGTTGAACGGCTGATGCTGCCGCCGTCCGCCGAGGCGGCGATCCCCGACGACCTGGACGACGCCGCGCTGGCGTCCTGGGTGGCCGCGCATCCGGAGCGGCAGGAGGTGCGGATGACGGTGGCGGTGCTGCGCGACGGCGCCCGGGAGTCCGCGGTGCGGCTGCGGGCGAAGGACACCGCGTCCGAGGTGCTGACCGGCGCGACCCTGGTGCCGGGCCTCGCCGAGGCGCTGACGGCCACCTTCGAGGCCTAGGGCGGCGCGATGTGCCGCGCCCGGGGACGGGCGCGGCAGCCGCGCGGGTTCAGCTCCTGGTGCAGCTGGGCAGCGCGGCGGTGTCCCCGGACTTGATGTCCTTCAGGGCGGCCATGGCGTCGTCCAGGGTCTTCACCTTGACCAGGGTCAGACCGTGCGGCACGTCCCTGGCGGCCTCGCCGCAGTTGTCGGCGGGGGTGAGGAAGAACTGGGCGCCCTTGTCGCGGGCGCCGATCGTCTTCAGGCTGATGCCGCCGATCGGCCCGACGTTCCCGCTGTCGTCTATCGTGCCGGTGCCCGCCACGAACTTGCCGCCGGTCATGTCGCCCGGTGTGAGTTTGTCCACGATGCCGAGGGCGAACATCATGCCGGCGCTGGGGCCGCCGACGTCGGCGAGCCTGATGTCGATGCTGAACGGGAAGAGGTGCTCGACGCCGGCCGCGATGCCGACCACCGCCCGGCTCGGCCCGGTGTCGTCGGACTTGCGTGTGGTGACCGTCACCTGGTGGGTCGGCAGCCCGTCGGCGGACCTGCCCTTGGCCTCCG from Streptomyces sp. NBC_01198 includes these protein-coding regions:
- a CDS encoding UPF0182 family membrane protein → MPDRGEGAAGPSSRRAGRPSRRVIALLIVLGVLAVLLVGFVMYAGLWTDWLWYRSVRYSSVFSTMEWTKTGLFVAFGLLMAGSVGSSIYLAHRLRPPLSAMSSEQQSLDRYRMGLAPYKTRALVGISAVVGVVAGGSAATQWRLWLLMVNATPFHTKDPQFHKDVSFYTFDLPFYRFLLNFAFAAVILSLIGAAVVHYLYGGLRITSPGARATSAATGHLSVLLGLFVSLKAVAYWLDRYSLAVRSSGFRTTDNWTGLRYVDANAYLPAKTILFFIAVICALLFFATLWRRTWSLPTIGFGLMVLSAILIGGLYPAIVQKFQVLPNEAAKEAPFVQKNIDATRAAFGLTRTEVSAYPGKPAVAAAGTPAAAGHPAATSLRADADSSASLRVLDPNVVSPTFQQLQQSSDYYQFPSTLDVGHDAAGGEDQDTVVGLRELNVDGIPKNNWINDHFKYTHGFGVVAAKGTEVTSEGAPDFTEQGLPGAAGAQQRIYFGEQTKQYSIVGGPTPELDYADKGHETTTHYTGKDGVSLGNPLTRAAYAVSFGEPKILYSGAIGKDSKILYNRTPKERVEAVAPWLTIDGDPYPAVVGKKVEWVVDAYTTSDSYPYASRTTLGDTTADSQTDSQRSVVARQNQVNYIRNSVKATVDAYDGTVTLYQWDTQDPVLKTWMKAFPHTVKPKADIPADLLAHLRYPEDLFKVQREMLTTYHVTKAADFSSSSQVWAVPDDPAAKAGKAVPPYYMSLRMPGQDAKAFSLTTTFTPSKQDSLSAFMAVDADASSPDYGTIRVLQLPTSPTVDGPKLVQAKINSNSQSAPKINDLKRSGADSTVEYGNLLTVPLDGGLLYVEPVYVRTTGIDSPLLSSVAALYDGDITYQPTLAAALDDLFGPSGGSTPAAKPPAAAPPAASSGKAPSGGTATPSADPALQQALTDAQKAYEEGQAAMKKNDWDAYGAAQRRLGSALKRAQAAEKARGAAQTPAKKG
- a CDS encoding PPA1309 family protein: MSNIATDGTPLAANPLTRAVLEIDEYAAGLGWDQPARLFALVDTAQLRTQEPGLAEQLGLGEQNAAGALTPIEQDELPSGTALDEFLATIAWPEVIAGCALTVERLMLPPSAEAAIPDDLDDAALASWVAAHPERQEVRMTVAVLRDGARESAVRLRAKDTASEVLTGATLVPGLAEALTATFEA